From the genome of Biomphalaria glabrata chromosome 17, xgBioGlab47.1, whole genome shotgun sequence, one region includes:
- the LOC106073987 gene encoding leukocyte elastase inhibitor C-like, whose translation MESSDIFLASNQFGLDVFKILYEKEKSGNSFISPIVLASSVAALYMGASEDTRKRIAKALRLDNNVGEEHVLKLQSYLKALQTQCADHVTLSSGIKILLDKKWNCLDGFKHKIQQLPFTEMQSCDFQHDTDTLAQDLHRWLAQVSNGSISNDLKVDTIDQDQSLSVISCAYFKGKWVHGFDAKNTQLLPFVVAPGHSEEVPMMCATGRYPYIKDNELRYSALELPYQGGRLGVVIILPDEYFGLEILLKNLNLEIISELLKNLYMADSALNLIVPKFEIKNTFQLATTLSCMGMEQAFSADKSNFSELANPCRGLRLNAVTHAAAIKVDEEGTVATAAPGSKGRPAKAGLSNILKVRVDHPFLYVIVDKEDQNTFLFIGHINNPVLNA comes from the exons ATGGAATCTTCAGACATTTTCTTGGCCAGCAATCAGTTTGGCCTCGACGTCTTCAAAATTCTTTACGAGAAAGAAAAAAGCGGCAACAGTTTTATATCCCCAATAGTGCTCGCTTCGTCAGTGGCGGCGCTCTATATGGGAGCCTCTGAAGATACTCGCAAGAGGATTGCAAAAGCCCTAAGGCTGGACAACAATGTCGGTGAGGAGCACGTCTTGAAGCTGCAGAGTTATCTTAAAGCATTGCAGACACAGTGTGCAGACCACGTGACCCTGTCGTCCGGGATCAAGATATTGCTGGATAAAAAGTGGAATTGTCTGGATGGATTTAAGCACAAAATTCAGCAGCTTCCTTTCACAg AGATGCAGAGTTGTGATTTCCAGCATGACACAGACACTTTAGCCCAAGACCTACACAGGTGGTTAGCTCAAGTCAGCAATGGATCAATCAGCAATGACCTTAAAGTGGACACTATTGACCAGGACCAATCTTTGTCAGTTATCAGTTGTGCTTATTTTAAAG GTAAATGGGTTCACGGATTCGATGCCAAGAACACCCAGCTTCTGCCCTTTGTAGTGGCTCCTGGACATTCCGAGGAGGTTCCGATGATGTGCGCCACTGGCAGATACCCTTACATCAAAGACAATGAGTTGAGATATTCCGCCCTTGAATTACCCTACCAAGGAGGACGCCTGGGTGTGGTCATTATCTTGCCGGACGAATATTTTGGTCTTGAA ATACTTCTGAAAAATCTCAACCTGGAAATTATATCAGAGCTTCTGAAGAACCTTTACATGGCGGACTCTGCCCTCAATTTGATTGTACCGAAATTTGAG ATCAAGAACACTTTTCAACTGGCCACTACTCTTTCATGTATGGGCATGGAACAGGCATTCTCGGCGGACAAGTCCAACTTTAGCGAATTAGCCAATCCCTGCCGAGGTCTGAGGTTGAACGCCGTCACCCACGCAGCGGCTATAAAGGTGGACGAGGAAGGCACTGTCGCCACTGCGGCGCCGGGCTCCAAAGGCCGCCCTGCTAAAGCTGGCCTCAGCAATATTCTCAAAGTCAGGGTAGATCACCCATTCTTGTATGTCATAGTGGACAAGGAAGACCAGAACACGTTTTTGTTTATTGGTCACATCAACAACCCCGTCTTGAACGCATAA